Proteins co-encoded in one Aspergillus flavus chromosome 2, complete sequence genomic window:
- a CDS encoding putative ThiJ/PfpI family transcriptional regulator, with the protein MAPFQLGIVLYDFQLLDVAGPVDLLISGSKTMLSHINRDGFVADELVDQGIDINFHYIAPTMDTVCLMSGFKIQPTTTFAECPKLDAILLGGPGPDFWNNIPDSYREFLHRKVDEVDYFFTTCTGGIVAAKAGLLRGKRATTNWEFLDYVKKDCPETTWETARWVIDGKFWTGGPAFAGIDMFEHWLEGRRSDAVVALSRASLAYQPRDINGKEI; encoded by the coding sequence ATGGCTCCCTTCCAGCTCGGTATCGTCCTCTACGACTTCCAGCTCCTGGACGTCGCCGGTCCCGTCGACCTCCTCATCTCCGGATCCAAAACCATGCTCAGCCACATCAACCGCGATGGCTTCGTCGCAGACGAACTGGTTGACCAAGGCATCGACATCAACTTCCACTACATCGCCCCAACAATGGACACCGTATGTCTGATGAGCGGCTTCAAAATCCAACCAACCACCACCTTCGCCGAATGTCCCAAACTCGACGCTATCCTCCTAGGCGGCCCTGGCCCCGATTTCTGGAACAACATCCCAGACTCCTACCGTGAATTCCTGCACCGTAAGGTCGACGAGGTCGATTATTTTTTCACCACCTGCACTGGTGGCATTGTGGCCGCCAAGGCCGGCTTGCTTCGTGGTAAACGTGCGACAACTAATTGGGAGTTTCTTGATTATGTCAAGAAGGATTGTCCCGAGACTACTTGGGAAACGGCTCGTTGGGTGATTGATGGCAAGTTCTGGACTGGGGGTCCTGCTTTTGCGGGAATTGATATGTTTGAGCATTGGCTTGAGGGGAGGAGGAGTGATGCTGTGGTTGCTTTGTCGAGGGCGAGTCTTGCGTATCAACCTAGAGATATTAACGGGAAGGAGATTTAG
- a CDS encoding permease of the major facilitator superfamily, producing MSPPTPETKNDTDHGHELPSSTSASGPGDEKDLAYATPLRLTMIMCTLSLSTLIAALDLGIVATAIPKITSDFHALDHIGWYSGACFLLVGTTSAPWGKMYKYFSATYIYMTALGLYLVGSVVAAAAPSSIALIIGRALQGWGCAGTLGGSVLIINFTAEPKLRPMLIGLWMSVFMIATTIGPLIGGVFTSEVNWRWCFWVNLPVGGTAMALQFLFLRMPKHIKPTPATWTKILLHLDLPGWTLLFTSVICFLLAMEWGGLAKEWSDGAVIATLTLWVVLSLAFVAVEWFQGDFAMMPLRLLKSRTSWSHLLYAWIANLGNFQILFYLPIYFQSVHGSSAIMSGVYSLPFMAFYAFGAIVSGILVGKTRLLQPIELVSGLITMLGAALIYCIDTGTPKAWWIGAQVPFGLGIGLGNQVPVTALQGFATPETVAATMGVAFMCQAISGAYFTLSVTAPQLNSSEISYMGVTELKNAFHGEDLALIRQAYMVGIKDVFAFALAGACLTVVLALIVPFEKLPDHEAKKDEDKEAADKAS from the exons ATGTCGCCCCCCACGCCGGAGACCAAGAATGACACAGACCATGGCCATGAGCTGCcatcctccacctccgccagTGGGCCTGGCGACGAGAAGGACCTCGCGTATGCGACGCCCCTGCGCTTGACCATGATCATGTGCACGTTGAGTCTCAGTACCCTGATCGCCGCCTTGGACTTG GGTATCGTCGCTACCGCTATTCCCAAGATCACTAGCGATTTCCACGCCCTCGACCATATCGGATGGTATAGCGGGGCCTGTTTCCTGCTCGTCGGCACCACCTCCGCTCCCTGGGGTAAGATGTACAAATACTTCTCGGCCACCTACATCTACATGACCGCGTTGGGTCTTTATTTGGTGGGCAGTGTGGTTGCGGCGGCGGCCCCAAGCAGCATAGCTTTGATCATTGGACGCGCTCTGCAGGGCTGGGGCTGTGCCGGCACTCTGGGGGGCTCCGTGCTAATCATCAACTTCACGGCCGAACCCAAGCTCCGTCCGATGCTCATTGGTTTATGGATGAGTGTCTTTATGATTGCCACCACCATTGGGCCCCTGATTGGTGGCGTGTTTACCAGCGAGGTCAACTGGCGCTGGTGTTTCTGGGTTAACCTCCCCGTCGGCGGCACCGCCATGGCCCTGCAGTTCCTCTTCCTGCGCATGCCTAAGCACATCAAGCCCACCCCGGCAACCTGGACCAAGATTCTCCTCCACCTCGACCTCCCTGGATGGACCCTGCTATTCACCTCGGTCATCTGCTTCCTCTTGGCCATGGAATGGGGCGGTCTGGCGAAAGAATGGAGTGACGGCGCCGTCATCGCCACTTTGACCCTCTGGGTTGTCTTGTCCCTTGCATTTGTGGCCGTCGAGTGGTTCCAGGGCGATTTTGCGATGATGCCGCTGCGCCTGCTGAAGTCGCGTACCTCCTGGTCGCATCTCCTATATGCGTGGAT TGCCAATCTTGGAAACTTCCAAATCCTGTTCTATCTCCCCATCTACTTCCAGTCCGTGCATGGCTCGTCCGCCATCATGAGCGGCGTCTACAGTCTGCCGTTCATGGCCTTCTACGCTTTTGGTGCCATCGTCAGCGGTATTCTCGTCGGGAAGACCCGCTTGCTACAGCCCATTGAGTTAGTTAGCGGGCTGATCACCATGCTGGGCGCCGCCCTGATCTACTGCATCGACACTGGCACCCCCAAGGCCTGGTGGATCGGCGCCCAGGTCCCGTTTGGTTTGGGAATTGGCCTCGGAAACCAGGTGCCGGTGACCGCGCTGCAGGGCTTTGCCACACCAGAAACCGTGGCCGCCACAATGGGCGTGGCCTTCA TGTGTCAAGCCATCAGCGGCGCCTATTTT ACTCTATCGGTCACGGCTCCGCAGCTCAATTCCTCTGAGATCTCGTATATGGGTGTGACCGAGCTGAAGAATGCCTTCCACGGGGAGGACTTGGCCTTGATTCGGCAGGCATACATGGTTGGCATCAAGGAtgtctttgcctttgctCTGGCTGGGGCATGCCTCACAGTCGTCCTAGCCCTGATAGTTCCTTTCGAGAAACTGCCAGACCATGAAGCCAAGAAGGACGAGGATAAGGAGGCGGCTGACAAGGCCTCTTGA